The Bacillus xiapuensis genome window below encodes:
- a CDS encoding HD-GYP domain-containing protein, whose protein sequence is MYIKIDELQEGYIVQEDVMGKTSCPLISKGTVLTNRHIQFLKAFLIDEIEVEGEGVPVLQLSGEEKHAEPQEFNTERPVISNEEDFFDQFNQKEKRLKKEFQKWQSGMGIEMPAVRQMILPLLEQVLANPDLCIKLHKCGNEAYDYHHPLATALLSAGIASQLHYEKGTVIQAALAGLLADCGLAKLHPRLLAKQESKEFKAHPLYSYNMVKELSLLKSDAKLAILQHHERLDGSGYPRGDRGDQVNALSRIIAVADTFHAMTAQTTADKRYPAFKALEMLKEDYFGKFDLTAVKALTALFTKISPGTEVELSNGQRGSILFMKQNQPTRPLVQIHENSTIVDLEKRRDLYIKEVR, encoded by the coding sequence ATGTATATTAAAATAGACGAATTGCAGGAAGGATACATCGTTCAAGAAGATGTAATGGGAAAAACATCGTGCCCGCTGATTTCCAAAGGCACGGTCCTGACTAATCGGCATATTCAGTTTTTAAAAGCCTTTTTAATTGATGAAATTGAAGTGGAAGGCGAAGGAGTGCCAGTGCTTCAGCTTTCAGGGGAAGAAAAGCATGCGGAGCCGCAAGAATTTAACACGGAACGGCCAGTTATTTCAAATGAAGAAGACTTCTTCGACCAATTCAATCAGAAAGAAAAACGATTGAAGAAAGAATTTCAAAAATGGCAATCCGGCATGGGGATAGAGATGCCCGCTGTCCGCCAAATGATCCTTCCTTTATTAGAGCAAGTATTAGCCAATCCAGACTTATGTATAAAGCTCCATAAATGCGGAAATGAAGCGTACGATTATCATCATCCGTTGGCAACCGCTTTATTAAGCGCGGGGATCGCCTCGCAGCTGCATTATGAAAAAGGCACGGTCATTCAAGCCGCTTTGGCAGGATTGTTAGCGGACTGTGGACTGGCAAAGCTTCATCCGCGCCTGTTAGCCAAACAAGAGTCAAAGGAGTTCAAGGCGCATCCTCTCTACAGCTATAACATGGTGAAAGAACTGAGTTTGCTGAAATCAGATGCAAAACTGGCTATCCTTCAGCATCATGAACGGTTGGATGGCTCCGGCTATCCTCGGGGCGACCGGGGCGACCAAGTAAATGCTCTTTCTCGAATCATAGCTGTAGCCGACACTTTTCATGCGATGACAGCCCAAACGACTGCCGACAAACGATACCCGGCGTTTAAAGCATTAGAAATGCTGAAAGAAGATTATTTTGGAAAGTTCGATTTAACAGCTGTTAAAGCGCTAACCGCTTTATTTACCAAAATATCTCCTGGGACGGAAGTGGAGCTTTCTAATGGACAGAGAGGGAGCATCCTATTTATGAAACAAAATCAGCCGACGAGACCGTTAGTGCAAATTCATGAAAATAGTACAATAGTCGATTTAGAAAAGAGACGAGACCTTTATATTAAAGAAGTGCGGTGA
- the gyrA gene encoding DNA gyrase subunit A: MAETPNSQVKEINISQEMRSSFLDYAMSVIVARALPDVRDGLKPVHRRILYAMNDLGMTADKAYKKSARIVGEVIGKYHPHGDSAVYDTMVRMAQDFNYRYMLVDGHGNFGSVDGDAAAAMRYTEARMSKISMELLRDINKDTIDYKDNYDGSEKEPAVLPARFPNLLVNGTSGIAVGMATNIPPHQLGEVIDAIIALSKNSEIGIDELMEYIPGPDFPTAGIIMGRSGIRRAYETGKGSLVIRAKVEIEQKPSGKETIIVSELPYQVNKAKLIEKIAEMVRDKRIDGITDLRDESDRRGMRIVIEVRKDTNANVLLNNLYKHTALQTSFGINLLALVDDQPKVLNLKECLYHYLNHQKVIIRRRTEFELKKAEARAHILEGLRIALDHIDEIISLIRGSQTTEIARNGLMEQFALSEKQAQAILDMRLQRLTGLEREKIEEEYQNLLKLIAELKAILADEEKILEIIREELLEIKARFNDERRTEISDVGVEGIMDEDLIPQEQIVVTLTHNGYVKRLPASTYRSQKRGGRGIQGMGTNEDDFVEHLLTTSTHDTILFFTNKGKVYRLKGYQIPEFSRTAKGIPLINLLEVEKDEWVNTMIHVEKFVKDAYLFFATKSGIVKRTILTDYANIRTNGLRALNLREDDELISVRLTDGHQQIVMGTRQGMMIRFKESDVREMGRVSTGVKGIKLAEDDAVVGMELLQENDYVLIVTENGYGKRTPGSEYRIQTRGGKGLITCNLTEKNGPLVAVKTVTGQEDLMLITLGGVLIRMDVNDISITGRNTQGVKLIRLNDNETVATVAKIEKEEHEESSQEEAEQEDPAE; the protein is encoded by the coding sequence GGTTTAAAGCCTGTTCATCGCCGGATTTTGTATGCGATGAACGATCTTGGCATGACAGCTGATAAAGCCTACAAAAAATCCGCCCGTATCGTCGGCGAAGTAATTGGTAAATATCATCCTCATGGAGATTCGGCAGTATATGACACGATGGTGCGGATGGCACAGGACTTTAACTATCGCTATATGCTGGTGGACGGACATGGAAACTTTGGATCTGTTGATGGAGACGCAGCGGCAGCCATGCGTTACACAGAAGCGCGCATGTCAAAGATTTCCATGGAATTATTAAGAGACATTAACAAGGACACGATTGATTACAAAGATAACTATGACGGCTCGGAAAAGGAACCGGCTGTTTTGCCTGCCAGATTCCCTAACCTGCTTGTCAACGGAACTTCGGGTATTGCTGTCGGGATGGCCACGAACATCCCTCCCCATCAGCTCGGGGAAGTCATAGACGCCATTATCGCACTCAGCAAAAATTCCGAAATCGGAATTGATGAACTGATGGAATACATTCCGGGACCTGACTTTCCGACAGCCGGAATCATCATGGGCAGAAGCGGCATTCGGCGCGCCTACGAAACTGGCAAAGGCTCGCTGGTAATCCGCGCCAAAGTAGAAATCGAGCAAAAGCCAAGCGGAAAGGAAACGATCATAGTTAGCGAGCTTCCTTACCAAGTCAATAAAGCGAAATTAATCGAAAAAATCGCTGAGATGGTTCGCGACAAACGGATTGACGGCATTACCGATTTACGGGATGAATCCGACCGCAGGGGCATGCGCATCGTCATTGAAGTCCGCAAAGATACGAATGCGAACGTGCTTTTAAATAATTTATACAAGCATACCGCCTTGCAGACAAGCTTTGGAATAAACTTATTAGCGCTCGTGGATGATCAGCCGAAAGTATTAAACTTGAAAGAATGCCTGTATCATTATTTAAATCATCAAAAGGTGATCATTCGCCGCAGAACAGAATTTGAACTGAAAAAAGCGGAAGCAAGAGCCCATATTCTAGAAGGACTCAGAATTGCTCTCGATCATATTGATGAGATTATCAGCCTGATCCGCGGCTCGCAAACTACAGAGATCGCCAGAAACGGGCTGATGGAGCAATTCGCCCTATCTGAAAAGCAGGCACAAGCTATTCTGGATATGCGCCTGCAGCGTTTGACCGGATTAGAAAGAGAAAAAATCGAAGAAGAATATCAAAATCTTTTAAAATTGATTGCTGAATTAAAGGCAATTTTGGCGGATGAAGAAAAAATATTGGAAATCATCCGTGAAGAGCTGCTGGAAATAAAAGCGCGCTTTAACGATGAGCGCCGAACTGAAATTTCGGATGTCGGTGTAGAAGGCATCATGGATGAAGACTTAATTCCGCAGGAGCAAATCGTAGTGACACTTACGCATAATGGCTACGTGAAGCGGCTGCCAGCCTCTACTTACCGCAGCCAAAAACGCGGGGGCCGCGGGATTCAAGGAATGGGCACAAATGAAGATGACTTTGTCGAGCATTTGCTGACTACTTCCACTCACGACACGATTTTGTTCTTTACAAACAAAGGGAAAGTATACCGGTTAAAAGGATATCAAATTCCTGAATTTAGCCGAACAGCGAAAGGCATCCCGCTCATTAATCTGCTGGAGGTAGAGAAAGATGAGTGGGTCAATACGATGATTCATGTAGAAAAGTTCGTGAAAGATGCATACCTGTTCTTTGCGACGAAATCCGGGATTGTCAAACGGACCATACTGACGGATTACGCCAATATTCGAACAAACGGCTTACGCGCCCTTAATTTGCGTGAAGATGATGAATTGATTTCTGTCCGCTTAACAGACGGCCATCAGCAAATTGTTATGGGTACGAGACAAGGGATGATGATCCGTTTTAAAGAAAGCGACGTGCGGGAAATGGGGCGTGTGTCAACCGGTGTGAAGGGGATTAAACTTGCCGAGGATGACGCGGTTGTGGGCATGGAGCTTCTTCAAGAAAACGACTACGTGCTGATTGTTACGGAGAACGGTTATGGCAAGCGCACACCGGGAAGCGAATACCGCATCCAAACAAGAGGAGGAAAAGGGCTGATCACATGCAATCTGACTGAGAAAAATGGTCCGCTCGTTGCCGTTAAAACAGTCACTGGCCAAGAGGACTTAATGCTGATCACGCTTGGCGGTGTGCTGATTCGCATGGATGTGAACGATATCTCCATCACCGGCCGCAATACACAAGGCGTCAAGCTTATTCGCCTCAATGACAATGAAACGGTCGCCACTGTGGCCAAGATTGAAAAGGAAGAACACGAAGAATCTTCTCAAGAAGAGGCGGAGCAGGAGGACCCGGCTGAGTAA